One Sulfuricurvum sp. DNA window includes the following coding sequences:
- a CDS encoding glycosyltransferase family 9 protein codes for MSTSRTIKRALILRCGALGDLIYATAVIDALRTQYGDISIDFITTPGTGKLFENDPRVHQIFPLKHKKIPIWLSPQKRAIIRASKENPYNLLISLEFGKQFKSLIKAIHATHKTGMGILETAENQTINRGEATKYYYRDIIDTAILTNAKPTLFGTSLDHLKAKVSLPEHYLVIAPSNSHNQKKGLNYRAWPFEHWRTLIQTLSTEIAIVIVGARGEEAFFDHIKPYPANVTDLVAQLSISELITTVQHAQGLICTDSATGHIGAAIDTPTFVLMGPNNPITDSPYKSNTNSVHPISLQLPCSPCYKTQTMKQCTDNICMSQITPTIILESLKSANIL; via the coding sequence ATGTCTACGTCACGCACAATCAAACGCGCACTAATCCTCCGTTGCGGAGCACTCGGTGATTTGATTTATGCCACAGCAGTTATCGATGCTTTACGCACACAATACGGAGACATTAGTATCGATTTTATCACTACACCAGGAACCGGAAAATTGTTCGAAAATGATCCTCGCGTCCATCAAATTTTCCCTCTGAAACACAAAAAAATCCCTATTTGGCTTAGTCCCCAAAAACGTGCCATTATCCGCGCTTCCAAAGAGAATCCGTATAACTTACTCATCTCATTGGAATTCGGTAAACAATTTAAAAGCCTCATTAAAGCGATTCACGCAACACATAAGACAGGGATGGGGATATTAGAAACAGCAGAAAATCAAACTATCAATCGAGGCGAAGCAACTAAATATTATTATCGAGATATCATTGATACGGCTATTCTTACAAACGCCAAACCAACCCTCTTTGGAACATCCTTGGATCATCTCAAAGCAAAAGTTTCTTTACCAGAACACTATCTTGTCATTGCACCCAGCAACTCTCACAACCAGAAAAAAGGGCTTAACTACCGAGCATGGCCATTTGAACATTGGCGTACACTCATCCAAACACTCAGCACCGAAATAGCGATAGTTATTGTAGGTGCACGTGGTGAAGAAGCTTTTTTTGATCATATAAAACCCTATCCAGCTAATGTAACTGATTTGGTCGCTCAACTGTCAATCTCGGAACTTATAACTACCGTTCAACATGCACAAGGGCTTATCTGTACCGATTCAGCGACAGGACATATCGGAGCAGCGATCGATACTCCAACGTTTGTTTTAATGGGTCCTAACAACCCTATCACCGATAGCCCCTATAAAAGTAATACCAACTCGGTGCACCCTATTTCATTACAATTACCCTGTTCACCATGTTATAAAACCCAAACGATGAAACAGTGCACTGATAATATTTGTATGTCTCAAATCACGCCGACAATAATTTTAGAGTCGTTAAAATCAGCCAATATCCTATAA